Proteins from a single region of Candidatus Binatia bacterium:
- a CDS encoding aspartate aminotransferase family protein, whose product MTLLDTYSRAPLTIVAGEGCELIDDRGRRYLDFISGIAVNVLGHAHPAIAEAVATQAGRLTHASNLYHHEPAGTLARELVERSGMSGAFLCNSGSEANEAAIKLARKWAYRRGERERRTILACTGSFHGRTLGSLAATATASYREGFEPLPNCFDFVAFNDLDSLRSAIDESVAAFIVEPVQGESGVHVASVEFLATARRLCDERGALLIFDEIQCGMGRTGSFFAFEQFGVRPDIVTLAKGLANGLPIGVALAGDRCVGGFAPGDHGSTFGGSPVPCAAALAHLRVRDELDLDRNVRARSRDLFGALAQLASSVPDVLESPRGLGLLVGLPVRAPYEARAIVARARECGLLLGSAGSNTLRLAPPLILSESDVERAVSLLTVAIERETNALQDAPSG is encoded by the coding sequence GTGACGCTGCTCGATACCTATTCTCGGGCACCACTGACGATCGTTGCCGGTGAAGGCTGCGAGCTCATCGACGATCGCGGACGCCGGTATCTCGATTTCATCAGCGGTATCGCAGTCAACGTGCTCGGTCATGCGCATCCGGCGATTGCCGAGGCCGTCGCGACGCAGGCGGGCAGGCTGACACATGCGAGCAATCTCTATCACCATGAGCCCGCGGGTACGCTCGCGCGCGAACTCGTCGAGCGCTCCGGAATGAGCGGCGCGTTCTTATGCAACTCCGGCAGCGAGGCGAATGAAGCTGCGATCAAGCTCGCACGCAAGTGGGCTTACCGTCGCGGCGAGCGGGAGCGTCGCACGATCCTAGCCTGTACGGGGTCCTTCCACGGTCGCACGCTCGGGTCGCTCGCCGCAACCGCGACCGCGTCGTATCGGGAAGGCTTTGAGCCGCTACCGAATTGTTTTGATTTCGTCGCGTTCAACGACCTCGATTCACTGCGTAGCGCAATCGATGAAAGCGTTGCGGCGTTCATTGTGGAGCCGGTACAAGGAGAAAGCGGAGTGCACGTCGCGAGCGTCGAGTTTCTTGCGACGGCCCGCCGGCTCTGTGACGAGCGTGGCGCGCTTCTGATCTTCGACGAGATTCAATGCGGAATGGGACGGACAGGCTCGTTCTTTGCATTTGAGCAATTCGGGGTGCGGCCGGACATCGTCACCCTCGCGAAAGGGCTGGCCAACGGACTGCCGATCGGCGTCGCTCTCGCCGGCGACCGCTGCGTTGGCGGATTCGCTCCCGGCGATCACGGATCGACGTTCGGCGGGTCTCCCGTCCCGTGTGCCGCCGCACTCGCGCATCTGCGTGTGCGCGATGAACTCGATCTCGATCGCAACGTGCGCGCTCGATCGCGTGACCTGTTCGGCGCTCTCGCTCAGCTTGCGTCGTCAGTGCCCGACGTGCTAGAGTCACCGCGGGGGCTTGGCCTACTCGTCGGTCTGCCCGTTCGCGCACCATACGAAGCGAGGGCGATCGTCGCCCGGGCGCGCGAGTGCGGGCTGCTCCTCGGCAGCGCGGGCTCCAATACGCTGCGCTTAGCGCCACCGCTGATCTTGTCAGAGAGTGACGTCGAACGAGCCGTGTCTTTGCTCACGGTCGCAATCGAGCGCGAGACAAACGCATTGCAAGACGCGCCGAGTGGCTGA
- a CDS encoding DUF2630 family protein, which translates to MNDTQIREHIEELVAEEHRLLEHGENGKLTSEDLKRLDEITVRLDQYWDLLRQRRARRDAGQDPGVAEMRKEEVVEHYQQ; encoded by the coding sequence ATGAACGACACGCAGATACGCGAGCACATCGAGGAGCTCGTTGCCGAAGAGCACCGGCTGCTCGAGCACGGCGAGAACGGCAAGCTCACGTCTGAGGATCTCAAGCGCCTCGACGAGATCACTGTCAGGCTCGACCAGTACTGGGACCTATTACGCCAACGCCGCGCCCGGCGCGACGCCGGGCAAGACCCCGGCGTTGCAGAGATGCGCAAGGAAGAGGTCGTTGAACACTACCAGCAGTAG
- a CDS encoding acetyl-CoA carboxylase carboxyltransferase subunit alpha → MSNNIIVEREKGMAELERRIAELRQASAAQPLDMSTEVAALEQKYREILQELFGTLSPWEKVHMARHPARPTSLDYISRFDRFDELHGDRHFRDDPSIVGGFALLHSRPVVVIGQQRGRDTKENLRRNFGMPSPEGYRKASRLARLAGRLGLPIVTFVDTKGADPGISSEEHAQSEAIATCLQVFSTARVPIVATIVGEGGSGGALALAIADHVMMLEYSTYSVASPEGCAAILWSDAGKAEEAAARLKLTADDLRRFGIVDEIVPEPLGGAHRDAAEVVTRTLQAVDAALARLAALSVERLLEERYRKYRLLGEWQAEGLKPVGKPH, encoded by the coding sequence ATGAGCAACAACATCATCGTCGAGCGCGAAAAGGGCATGGCCGAGCTGGAGCGGCGGATCGCGGAGCTGCGGCAAGCTTCTGCGGCGCAGCCGCTCGACATGTCGACCGAGGTCGCCGCGCTCGAACAGAAGTATCGCGAGATCCTCCAGGAGCTTTTCGGAACGCTCTCGCCGTGGGAGAAGGTCCACATGGCGCGCCATCCGGCGCGCCCGACGTCGCTCGATTACATCTCACGCTTCGATCGCTTCGACGAGCTGCATGGGGATCGCCACTTTCGTGACGACCCCTCGATCGTGGGCGGATTTGCCTTGTTGCACTCCCGTCCGGTCGTCGTGATCGGCCAGCAGCGCGGCCGCGACACTAAGGAGAATTTGCGCCGTAACTTCGGGATGCCGTCGCCGGAAGGCTATCGTAAAGCGAGCCGGCTGGCGCGTCTCGCCGGGCGGCTCGGGCTGCCGATCGTCACGTTCGTCGACACGAAGGGCGCGGATCCCGGCATCAGCTCCGAGGAACACGCGCAGTCCGAGGCGATCGCTACGTGCCTGCAAGTCTTCTCGACGGCGCGCGTGCCGATCGTAGCCACCATCGTTGGCGAGGGCGGCTCGGGTGGCGCGCTAGCGCTCGCGATCGCCGATCACGTGATGATGCTGGAGTATAGCACCTATTCGGTCGCGTCGCCGGAAGGTTGCGCCGCGATCCTCTGGTCGGATGCGGGCAAAGCGGAAGAAGCGGCGGCGCGGTTGAAGTTGACCGCCGATGACTTGCGCCGCTTCGGCATCGTCGACGAGATCGTACCCGAGCCGCTGGGCGGCGCCCACCGGGATGCCGCCGAAGTCGTGACGCGTACGTTGCAGGCCGTCGACGCGGCGCTCGCGCGTTTAGCGGCGCTCTCAGTGGAAAGACTTCTAGAGGAGCGTTATCGAAAGTACCGGCTGTTGGGAGAATGGCAGGCAGAGGGTCTAAAACCCGTAGGAAAACCGCACTGA
- the accD gene encoding acetyl-CoA carboxylase, carboxyltransferase subunit beta, whose amino-acid sequence MREWRRVIAGSAEGRREKEDRNDAALWSKCPKCGEVLYRRELAANLDVCTRCGYHFRMGAHDRIRSIADGDFTEIGEEVVSSDPLGWSDRKPYPAKLSADRERSGLSESVVCGFATVGEHPVALGVMDFHFRGGTMGRVAGERITLLLEEAERRKVPCIIFAASGGARMEEGMVALIQLAKTTAAVARFMEAGNFFVTVLTDPTTGGVSASFAFQADVIVAEPKAMIGFAGRRVIEQTIRQRLPDQFQTAEFLLEKGAIDMVVDRRNLKETLVRLLEYAKAR is encoded by the coding sequence ATGCGCGAGTGGCGGCGCGTCATCGCCGGATCCGCCGAAGGTCGGCGTGAGAAAGAAGACCGCAACGACGCGGCGCTGTGGAGCAAGTGCCCCAAGTGCGGCGAGGTGCTGTACCGCCGAGAGCTCGCGGCTAACCTCGACGTCTGCACGCGCTGCGGCTATCACTTTCGCATGGGTGCCCACGATCGCATCCGATCGATCGCCGACGGCGACTTCACCGAGATCGGAGAGGAGGTCGTGTCGAGCGATCCGCTCGGATGGTCGGACAGGAAGCCCTATCCCGCGAAGCTCAGCGCGGATCGCGAGCGCAGCGGTCTGTCCGAGTCCGTCGTCTGCGGCTTCGCGACGGTTGGCGAACATCCGGTCGCGCTCGGCGTCATGGACTTTCACTTTCGCGGCGGCACGATGGGTCGCGTGGCCGGCGAACGCATCACGCTCCTGCTCGAAGAGGCCGAGCGCAGGAAGGTGCCGTGCATCATCTTCGCGGCATCTGGCGGAGCCCGCATGGAAGAGGGGATGGTGGCGCTCATACAGTTGGCAAAGACGACGGCTGCCGTGGCGCGCTTCATGGAGGCGGGTAACTTCTTCGTAACGGTGCTCACCGATCCAACAACCGGCGGGGTATCGGCGTCCTTCGCGTTCCAGGCAGACGTCATCGTCGCCGAACCGAAGGCGATGATCGGCTTCGCCGGGCGGCGCGTGATCGAGCAGACGATTCGCCAGCGTCTCCCCGACCAATTCCAAACCGCCGAATTCCTGCTCGAGAAAGGCGCGATCGACATGGTCGTCGATCGGCGGAATCTCAAAGAGACTCTGGTGCGGCTTCTCGAATACGCGAAGGCGCGATGA
- a CDS encoding polyprenol monophosphomannose synthase, translating into MPLPFSIVIPTYNEAADIGKLLRALSETFAANGLDGEIIVVDDNSPDGTGDVVEQLSGELPVRCLHRSGKLGLSSAVIEGWKIARPESLALGAMDADFSHDINALPRMVQALESGEYGLAVGSRYVPGGGIANWPRRRIVTSLVACWLARPLTRVKDVTSGYFLVRRDALEGVTLDPIGFKIGLEVIAKAKYRKAIEVPYVFTDRVAGESKLNNREIFNYLRQLRRLYTAWLLPVKERKA; encoded by the coding sequence ATGCCCTTACCCTTTTCGATCGTCATTCCGACCTACAACGAGGCTGCCGATATCGGCAAGCTCCTGCGGGCGCTATCCGAGACCTTCGCGGCGAACGGGCTCGACGGCGAGATCATCGTTGTGGACGACAACTCGCCGGACGGCACCGGTGACGTCGTCGAGCAGCTTTCGGGCGAATTGCCGGTACGATGCCTGCACCGTAGCGGCAAGCTCGGCTTGTCCAGCGCGGTCATCGAAGGCTGGAAGATCGCTCGTCCCGAGTCGCTCGCGCTCGGCGCGATGGACGCGGACTTCAGCCACGACATCAACGCGCTGCCCCGGATGGTGCAGGCGTTGGAGTCGGGCGAGTATGGACTCGCGGTCGGAAGCCGCTACGTTCCGGGCGGCGGAATCGCAAACTGGCCGAGACGACGCATCGTGACATCACTGGTCGCGTGCTGGCTGGCGCGTCCTCTCACCCGCGTAAAGGATGTGACGAGCGGATACTTTCTCGTGCGGCGCGACGCGCTCGAGGGCGTGACGCTCGACCCGATCGGCTTCAAGATCGGTCTGGAGGTGATCGCCAAGGCGAAGTACAGGAAGGCGATCGAAGTGCCGTACGTCTTCACCGATCGTGTCGCGGGCGAGTCCAAACTCAACAATCGCGAGATCTTCAACTACCTCAGGCAGCTCCGGCGGCTGTACACGGCCTGGCTGCTGCCGGTCAAGGAGCGTAAGGCCTGA
- a CDS encoding 16S rRNA (uracil(1498)-N(3))-methyltransferase, with the protein MTAARRFFVEGRGEIGGSVEIAGGDAHKIAHVLRLRAGDRLEIIDSTAGAFVAAIDAVEPAVRATLVERVVEGVERALALDVEVAQAVPKGRRMEFVIEKCTELGAAAFLPFYSERSVGRAVGAEKLTRWRRLARAAAQQCGRRNIPSIVAPLDFGTLAQRFEEYAAVLFAWETAQPIALRERLRSALPNAGRLLVVIGPEGGFTHAEAELAERCGATLVWLGARILRTDTAAMVLLAVIGALTS; encoded by the coding sequence GTGACCGCGGCCCGCCGATTCTTCGTCGAGGGTCGTGGCGAGATTGGCGGCAGCGTCGAGATCGCCGGCGGCGACGCGCACAAGATCGCACACGTGTTGCGTCTGCGCGCCGGCGATCGTCTCGAAATCATCGACTCGACGGCGGGGGCGTTCGTCGCGGCGATCGATGCCGTAGAGCCCGCTGTGCGCGCGACCCTCGTCGAACGCGTCGTCGAAGGTGTGGAACGCGCACTCGCGCTGGACGTCGAGGTGGCGCAGGCAGTGCCCAAGGGACGGCGTATGGAATTTGTGATCGAGAAGTGCACGGAGCTGGGTGCCGCGGCGTTTCTCCCGTTTTACTCCGAGCGCAGTGTCGGCCGCGCCGTCGGGGCCGAGAAGCTCACACGTTGGCGCCGGCTGGCGCGCGCCGCCGCGCAACAGTGCGGGCGACGCAACATCCCGTCGATCGTTGCGCCGCTCGACTTCGGGACGCTCGCGCAACGCTTCGAAGAATATGCGGCGGTGCTCTTCGCGTGGGAGACGGCGCAGCCCATAGCGCTGCGCGAGCGGCTGCGGTCCGCGTTACCTAACGCGGGGCGCCTGCTCGTCGTCATCGGGCCGGAGGGCGGCTTCACCCATGCCGAAGCCGAGCTCGCCGAGCGCTGCGGGGCCACATTGGTGTGGCTCGGCGCACGCATCCTACGCACCGATACCGCGGCGATGGTGCTGTTGGCGGTGATAGGCGCCTTAACGTCGTAG
- the dnaJ gene encoding molecular chaperone DnaJ, whose translation MPTTNYYEILGVAADASGDEIKRAYRKLAREHHPDVAHDKSKAEHHFKEINEAYEVLSDPNKRAQYDRFGVVGNGASGPGGFGFGAGAFGDIFDMFFGNMRGAAARRAGPERGADLRYDIEIPLEEAYAGTSREIVFDRLAQCDVCEGSGARRGTVVVACERCGGSGMAQTVRHTPLGQIVTQSACSRCNGEGHVIPHPCDACGGRGRRAIETRLTVKIPAGVDDGSRIRIAGNGEAGSRGGPPGDLYAYLSIGAHPLFRRDGRDTFVDVPVSFPHAALGTTIDVPSLGGDVEVTLSPGTQSGTRLRLRGYGMPSIRGTQRGDHHVTIHVAVPTKLNKRQRDLLEEYARAGGDAVEERTFFERVKDAFRPE comes from the coding sequence GTGCCCACCACGAATTACTACGAGATCCTCGGCGTCGCCGCTGACGCATCGGGGGACGAGATCAAGCGAGCTTATCGCAAGCTGGCGCGGGAGCACCATCCCGACGTCGCGCACGACAAGTCGAAGGCCGAGCATCACTTCAAGGAGATCAACGAGGCCTACGAAGTCTTGTCCGATCCGAACAAGCGCGCACAGTACGATCGCTTCGGGGTCGTCGGCAACGGCGCTAGCGGTCCCGGCGGCTTCGGATTCGGCGCGGGCGCGTTCGGCGATATCTTCGACATGTTCTTCGGCAACATGCGCGGAGCGGCGGCGCGACGCGCGGGGCCCGAGCGCGGAGCAGACCTCCGCTACGACATCGAAATTCCACTCGAAGAAGCATATGCCGGGACGAGCCGCGAGATCGTGTTCGATCGTCTCGCGCAATGCGACGTCTGCGAGGGCAGCGGCGCGCGTCGGGGAACGGTTGTCGTGGCGTGTGAGCGCTGCGGCGGAAGCGGGATGGCGCAGACGGTGCGCCACACGCCGCTGGGGCAGATCGTCACGCAGTCCGCTTGCTCGCGCTGCAACGGGGAGGGGCACGTGATTCCGCACCCGTGCGACGCGTGCGGCGGGCGCGGCCGGCGCGCGATCGAGACGCGCCTGACCGTCAAGATTCCGGCCGGAGTCGACGACGGATCGCGCATCCGCATCGCCGGCAACGGCGAGGCGGGAAGCCGCGGCGGACCGCCGGGCGATCTGTACGCGTACCTGAGCATCGGCGCGCATCCGCTCTTCCGGCGCGACGGGCGCGACACGTTCGTGGACGTGCCGGTGAGCTTTCCGCATGCGGCGCTCGGCACGACCATCGACGTGCCGTCGCTCGGAGGCGACGTCGAAGTCACGTTGTCGCCGGGGACGCAGTCTGGTACCCGGCTGCGGCTGCGCGGCTACGGCATGCCGAGCATACGCGGCACGCAGCGCGGTGATCATCACGTGACCATCCACGTCGCGGTCCCGACGAAGCTCAACAAACGGCAGCGAGATCTTTTAGAAGAGTACGCGCGCGCGGGCGGCGACGCCGTCGAAGAGCGCACGTTCTTCGAGCGCGTGAAGGACGCGTTTCGCCCCGAGTAG
- the hrcA gene encoding heat-inducible transcriptional repressor HrcA, which yields MIDSTGLGKRRAYILATVVYEYIATAEPVGSHSLTQKYNLGVSSATVRNEMAELEAGGYLVQPHTSAGRIPSDAGYRTYVDQLMQPEELTETERRRIHDELCDATRELDEIIDSTTRLLGRLSNNLAFVTKPQQEAQRFKHIQLIWLSPHTGVAVVVTSLGVAAQSLFELRAEAQPDDLTRFSNALNARLANHPLRDATEGEIALAARESGVSDDLRSAVVAAVVTARSSEQPTIAAAGAQNLLDQPEFQDLRKLRSILRIVEEQKTLYQIVADAMNSDAASVKIGHELGSEELADLSVVTVPYRFGEHALGMLSILGPRRMPYGRLLALATGTAESLSQRLSDVEHIPES from the coding sequence GTGATAGATAGCACCGGGCTGGGCAAGCGCAGAGCCTACATCCTCGCCACCGTCGTCTACGAGTACATCGCCACCGCCGAACCGGTCGGCTCGCACTCGCTCACGCAAAAATATAACCTCGGCGTGAGTTCCGCGACCGTTCGCAACGAGATGGCCGAGCTGGAGGCCGGCGGTTACCTCGTGCAGCCGCACACCTCCGCCGGGCGCATCCCCTCCGACGCGGGCTATAGGACGTACGTCGACCAGCTGATGCAGCCCGAGGAGCTGACCGAAACCGAGCGCCGGCGGATTCACGACGAGCTCTGCGATGCGACCCGCGAGCTGGACGAGATCATCGACAGCACGACGCGGCTGCTCGGGCGCCTCTCGAACAACCTGGCTTTCGTGACGAAGCCGCAGCAAGAGGCGCAGCGCTTCAAGCACATCCAGCTGATCTGGCTGTCGCCGCACACCGGCGTGGCCGTCGTCGTTACGTCGCTCGGCGTCGCCGCGCAAAGCCTATTCGAGCTGCGGGCTGAAGCTCAGCCCGACGATCTCACGCGTTTTTCGAACGCGCTCAACGCGCGTCTCGCTAACCATCCGCTGCGCGACGCAACCGAAGGGGAGATCGCGCTTGCCGCGCGAGAATCGGGCGTCTCCGACGATCTGCGCAGCGCGGTCGTCGCGGCAGTCGTCACGGCCCGCTCGAGCGAACAGCCGACCATTGCCGCGGCCGGCGCGCAGAACCTCCTGGATCAGCCCGAATTTCAAGACCTGCGCAAGCTTCGTTCGATCCTGCGAATCGTCGAGGAGCAGAAGACGCTCTATCAGATCGTGGCGGACGCCATGAACTCGGATGCCGCAAGCGTCAAGATCGGTCACGAGCTCGGCAGCGAAGAGCTGGCGGATCTCTCGGTCGTGACGGTGCCATACCGCTTCGGCGAGCACGCGTTGGGCATGCTGTCGATTCTGGGACCGCGTCGGATGCCGTACGGGCGTCTGCTGGCGCTGGCCACCGGCACCGCGGAGAGTTTGAGCCAGCGGCTCTCCGACGTGGAGCATATTCCGGAAAGCTAG
- a CDS encoding TlpA disulfide reductase family protein: MLAALLLAASTTPATGLATIRYDAPPPNFAIPGAHGTKYLSDLRGKVVVINFWATWCHACTEELDYFVRAKQTFGDRIAIVTISEEMPNVAASYLRERDIALPIVEDSGGAISRVYSVSKWPITLVLDPLGDVSYVSVGGLSWQELSDAIERAEAPAAASTPEAGVLQ, translated from the coding sequence ATGTTAGCCGCACTGCTTCTCGCTGCGTCGACCACGCCTGCAACGGGACTCGCCACAATCCGCTACGACGCCCCGCCGCCGAACTTCGCCATTCCCGGCGCGCACGGCACGAAATACCTCTCCGACCTTCGTGGGAAAGTGGTCGTTATAAATTTTTGGGCCACGTGGTGCCACGCGTGCACCGAAGAGCTCGATTACTTCGTGCGCGCGAAGCAGACGTTCGGCGACCGCATCGCGATCGTAACGATCTCGGAGGAGATGCCCAACGTCGCGGCCAGCTATCTCCGCGAGCGCGACATCGCGCTGCCGATCGTCGAGGATAGCGGCGGCGCGATCTCCCGCGTCTACTCGGTTTCGAAATGGCCGATCACGCTCGTACTCGACCCTCTGGGGGACGTCAGCTACGTCTCGGTGGGGGGACTGAGCTGGCAGGAGCTGTCCGATGCAATCGAGCGAGCGGAAGCTCCGGCCGCGGCTAGCACTCCCGAGGCGGGAGTGCTACAGTAG
- the acs gene encoding acetate--CoA ligase, translating to MSTPAIEALFEERRRFPPPPEFAAQANAPPEIYAEAERDPEAFWAAWARRLEWIKPFETTLEWNEPFARWFGDGELNVSVNCLDRHVSGGRGDKIAYYYEGEPGDRRTITYRELLDDVNKFANGLRGLGIHKGDRVAIYMPMIPELPVAMLACARIGAAHSVIFGGFSPESIVDRVNDAECVALITADFGWRRGGKVPLKRNCDVAMEKTPSIKHCIVARRVGDDVFMREGRDHWWSEVVAGQPTECEPAAMNAEDLLFLLYTSGTTAKPKGIKHTTGGYLTHVMMTHKLVFDLKEDRDVYWCTADIGWVTGHSYIVYGPLANCATSVLYEGTPDFPDKDRFWEIVERYRVTILYTAPTAIRTFMKWGTEYPARHDLTSLRLLGTVGEPINPEAWIWYREWIGGNRVPVVDTWWQTETGGIMISPLPGVTTLLPGSATQPLPGIGADVVNDRGESVPPGGGGYVVLTRPWPGMLRGIWGDDERYVQTYWSKFPHVYFAGDGARRDASGDYWFMGRIDDVMNVSGHRISTTEVESALVDHPTVAEAAVCGKLDDMTGQAIYAFVSLKGDRADTPELADELRDHVAARLGKFTRPKYITFTQELPKTRSGKIMRRLLRDIAEGRTLGDTTTLADSSIVKELQERAKTGVTQED from the coding sequence ATGAGCACGCCCGCAATCGAAGCGCTCTTCGAAGAGAGGCGGCGCTTCCCGCCGCCTCCCGAGTTTGCCGCCCAGGCAAACGCGCCGCCGGAGATCTACGCCGAAGCCGAGCGCGACCCCGAGGCGTTTTGGGCGGCCTGGGCGCGTCGCCTCGAGTGGATCAAACCGTTTGAGACGACGCTGGAATGGAACGAGCCGTTTGCGCGCTGGTTCGGCGACGGCGAACTCAACGTTTCTGTCAACTGCTTGGACCGGCACGTGAGCGGTGGACGCGGCGACAAAATCGCCTATTACTACGAGGGCGAACCGGGCGATCGGCGCACGATCACGTACCGCGAGCTGCTCGACGACGTCAACAAGTTCGCCAACGGGCTGCGCGGGCTCGGCATCCACAAGGGCGACCGCGTCGCGATCTACATGCCGATGATTCCGGAGCTTCCCGTCGCGATGCTTGCCTGCGCTCGCATCGGCGCCGCGCACTCGGTGATCTTCGGCGGCTTCTCGCCAGAGTCGATCGTCGACCGCGTCAACGACGCGGAGTGCGTAGCCCTGATCACGGCTGACTTCGGCTGGCGCCGCGGCGGAAAAGTGCCGCTAAAGCGCAACTGTGACGTCGCGATGGAGAAGACGCCGTCGATCAAGCACTGCATCGTGGCGCGGCGCGTCGGCGACGACGTCTTTATGCGCGAGGGCCGCGACCACTGGTGGAGCGAGGTCGTCGCCGGCCAGCCCACCGAGTGTGAACCAGCGGCGATGAACGCAGAAGATCTTCTCTTCCTCCTCTACACCAGCGGCACTACGGCTAAGCCCAAGGGCATCAAGCACACGACGGGCGGCTACCTGACTCACGTCATGATGACCCACAAGCTCGTCTTCGATCTCAAGGAAGACCGCGACGTCTATTGGTGCACGGCCGATATCGGCTGGGTCACGGGTCACTCCTACATCGTCTACGGTCCACTCGCGAACTGCGCGACGAGCGTGCTGTACGAGGGCACGCCGGATTTCCCCGACAAGGACCGGTTCTGGGAGATCGTCGAGCGCTATCGCGTAACGATCCTTTACACCGCGCCGACCGCGATCCGGACCTTCATGAAGTGGGGAACCGAGTATCCGGCGCGCCACGATCTCACATCGCTACGGCTGCTGGGGACCGTCGGTGAGCCGATCAACCCCGAGGCGTGGATCTGGTACCGCGAATGGATCGGCGGCAATCGCGTTCCCGTGGTCGACACGTGGTGGCAGACGGAAACCGGCGGCATCATGATCTCGCCGCTGCCGGGCGTCACGACGCTGCTGCCCGGCAGCGCGACGCAGCCGCTGCCCGGAATCGGCGCGGACGTCGTCAACGATCGCGGAGAATCCGTTCCGCCGGGCGGCGGAGGATACGTCGTGCTGACGCGGCCGTGGCCCGGCATGCTGCGCGGCATCTGGGGTGATGACGAACGCTACGTGCAGACCTACTGGTCAAAGTTTCCACACGTGTATTTCGCCGGCGACGGCGCGCGTCGCGACGCGTCCGGCGACTACTGGTTCATGGGCCGCATCGATGACGTGATGAACGTGAGCGGGCACCGCATCTCGACGACCGAGGTCGAGAGCGCGCTCGTCGATCATCCCACCGTTGCCGAGGCGGCGGTGTGCGGCAAGCTCGACGACATGACCGGTCAGGCGATCTACGCGTTCGTGTCGCTTAAAGGCGATCGCGCCGACACGCCAGAGCTCGCCGACGAGCTGCGCGACCACGTCGCGGCGCGGCTGGGCAAGTTTACGCGTCCAAAGTACATCACGTTCACGCAGGAGCTGCCGAAGACGCGCAGCGGCAAGATCATGCGGCGCCTGCTGCGCGACATCGCCGAGGGACGCACGCTCGGCGACACGACGACGCTGGCCGACTCCTCGATCGTCAAGGAGCTGCAGGAGCGCGCAAAGACGGGAGTGACCCAGGAAGACTGA